In Labrys wisconsinensis, one genomic interval encodes:
- a CDS encoding RidA family protein, whose amino-acid sequence MTITRFENGTRYCRALSHNGTVYLSGMTADDTSGDTVQQTRDTLAKIERYLQLAGSDKSKLLSAVIWLRDIADFELMNSVWDRWIDPAAMPVRATVEARLAGDAYRVEIMVVAAA is encoded by the coding sequence ATGACCATCACGCGCTTCGAAAACGGCACACGCTATTGCCGCGCCCTCAGCCATAACGGCACCGTCTACCTCTCCGGCATGACGGCGGACGACACCTCGGGCGACACCGTGCAGCAGACGCGCGACACCCTGGCCAAGATCGAGCGCTATCTCCAGCTCGCCGGCTCGGACAAGTCCAAGCTGCTCAGCGCCGTGATCTGGCTCCGGGACATCGCCGATTTCGAGCTGATGAACAGCGTCTGGGACCGCTGGATCGACCCGGCCGCCATGCCGGTCCGGGCCACCGTCGAGGCGCGCCTCGCCGGCGACGCCTACCGCGTGGAGATCATGGTGGTGGCGGCGGCCTGA